From Candidatus Glassbacteria bacterium, the proteins below share one genomic window:
- a CDS encoding pectate lyase precursor — translation MRNVPATILVLVLSGVSAGFSQDSIPAFPGAEGWGAYTPGGRGGQVIHVTNLDNNGPGSLAEALNTPGPRIIVFDVGGVIEGDIDFDQGQVTVLGQTAPSPGITIHGLLSTTWDPTGQARYEDIVIRFIRCRPFSRAQPVTWADAIQFGHGYRAVLDHMSFSWATDE, via the coding sequence ATGCGCAACGTCCCCGCCACAATCCTGGTACTAGTTCTGTCAGGCGTTTCAGCGGGATTCAGCCAGGATTCTATTCCCGCCTTTCCGGGCGCCGAGGGCTGGGGTGCGTACACTCCCGGAGGGCGCGGCGGCCAGGTGATCCATGTAACCAATCTGGACAACAACGGTCCCGGCAGCCTGGCCGAAGCGCTCAACACGCCCGGTCCCAGGATCATCGTCTTCGATGTGGGCGGTGTTATCGAGGGCGATATCGATTTCGACCAGGGACAGGTGACCGTGCTGGGCCAGACCGCGCCAAGCCCCGGAATCACGATCCACGGGCTGCTCTCCACCACCTGGGACCCCACCGGCCAGGCCCGCTACGAGGACATAGTCATCCGCTTTATCCGCTGCCGTCCGTTCAGCCGGGCGCAGCCCGTGACCTGGGCCGATGCGATCCAGTTCGGCCACGGGTATCGCGCGGTGCTCGACCACATGTCTTTCTCCTGGGCCACCGACGAG
- a CDS encoding carbohydrate binding family 9 domain-containing protein yields the protein MAGLKIIAKVVILLAALCSSMRAQGETRSIVAVQAGTKPVIDGVLDDIVWSGADWQEDFIQLEPSMGEPARAATRFAMAFDDKHVYAAFRCFNPTGPSANSTVTRRDGDMDIDNAVTLYLDTFLSRRDCYYFSTNSLGIQVDGRIAEDGKSNDKSWDCNWRVASSEDSLGWTAEMAISVSEIRISRKTAAVWGVNVRRNYPDYFETSFWAERDKAWRVSQSGSLTGLRDFKKTFSAALYPYVVTLDANTEGTKRRTIYSSGGTQAITGADLRFNVGSSVNGNLTYNPDFATVEADQEVINLTRYETFFPEKRLYFLEGAELYKNRINVFYSRRIGDIDYGIKSNGRIGKTNFSVLSARERAAEGQPSSQTSVLRLQRDILGSSNIGLLAIDRTYPGGGIRVLSTDATIYFLGTGKFTSQAIGSFPSGDGKFTKAYFLRAARENELYHYHLRFTNIDPGFKDNVNTVGFIRDDDRRELDSDITYRWWLKRHGVERISFETRNNVFWSHSGALRNVKLSQSLGVTLTNKISVGFSNQYLTELFEKRFRNHTMVAEVSYNEEQWNQIKFVYQQGRNFERNLDNWIIRPRVKLGNKLALDYKFQVVKFSPDTHDNRVVNVLTADYNFTNDIYLRLFTQHDSRNDRFYVYGLFGWRFKPPFGALYLAYTADRFDTLDDSYLPVERENERTFFVKLTVPLNL from the coding sequence ATGGCCGGGTTAAAGATAATTGCAAAGGTTGTTATCCTGCTTGCCGCCCTTTGCAGCAGCATGAGAGCTCAGGGCGAGACGAGGAGCATAGTTGCGGTCCAAGCTGGTACCAAGCCGGTTATAGATGGAGTGCTTGACGACATAGTCTGGTCCGGGGCCGATTGGCAGGAGGATTTCATCCAGCTTGAACCATCAATGGGTGAGCCGGCCCGCGCAGCCACCAGGTTCGCAATGGCCTTCGATGACAAGCACGTCTATGCGGCATTCCGCTGTTTCAATCCAACAGGCCCGTCCGCTAATTCGACAGTCACGCGGCGGGATGGTGATATGGATATAGATAACGCGGTTACTTTGTATCTGGACACCTTTCTGAGCCGGCGCGATTGCTATTATTTCTCGACCAATTCCTTGGGCATCCAGGTTGACGGGAGAATAGCTGAGGACGGCAAATCAAATGACAAGAGCTGGGATTGCAACTGGCGGGTGGCCAGCAGTGAGGACTCACTTGGCTGGACCGCCGAAATGGCGATTTCGGTAAGCGAGATTCGCATATCACGTAAAACAGCTGCCGTCTGGGGAGTAAATGTCAGGCGAAACTATCCGGATTATTTCGAAACCAGTTTCTGGGCGGAAAGAGATAAAGCATGGCGGGTATCGCAATCCGGAAGCCTGACCGGTTTACGGGACTTCAAAAAGACATTCAGCGCGGCGCTTTACCCCTACGTCGTGACCCTGGACGCCAACACGGAAGGCACGAAGAGGCGAACGATTTATTCCTCGGGTGGTACGCAAGCCATAACCGGCGCCGACTTGCGCTTTAACGTCGGCTCCTCGGTCAACGGGAACCTTACCTACAATCCTGATTTCGCGACTGTCGAAGCCGACCAGGAAGTGATTAATCTTACACGCTACGAGACTTTTTTCCCTGAAAAGAGGCTGTATTTCTTGGAGGGAGCGGAGCTGTATAAAAATAGAATCAACGTCTTTTATTCTCGGCGGATCGGGGATATTGATTACGGAATAAAAAGTAATGGTCGTATCGGCAAGACCAATTTTTCCGTTCTTTCAGCCAGGGAAAGGGCCGCGGAAGGACAACCCTCCTCGCAGACCTCGGTGCTCAGGCTTCAGCGTGATATACTCGGTTCTTCAAATATCGGACTTCTCGCCATCGACAGAACTTATCCCGGTGGCGGCATCAGGGTTCTGAGCACGGATGCGACGATTTATTTTCTCGGAACCGGTAAATTCACCTCGCAGGCAATCGGTAGTTTCCCATCGGGTGATGGCAAGTTCACGAAAGCATATTTTCTGCGGGCGGCCAGGGAAAACGAACTCTATCACTACCATCTGCGGTTCACGAATATCGATCCCGGCTTCAAGGACAATGTCAACACGGTGGGCTTTATCCGGGATGACGACCGCAGGGAACTGGACAGCGATATTACGTACAGGTGGTGGCTCAAGCGGCATGGAGTGGAGAGAATCAGTTTTGAAACGCGCAACAACGTTTTCTGGAGCCACAGCGGCGCGCTGCGTAATGTCAAGTTGAGCCAGTCGCTAGGTGTTACGCTAACCAACAAAATATCTGTAGGGTTTTCCAATCAATACCTTACAGAGTTGTTCGAAAAGCGATTTCGGAATCATACGATGGTAGCCGAGGTGAGCTACAACGAAGAGCAGTGGAATCAAATCAAATTCGTTTATCAGCAGGGCAGGAACTTCGAAAGGAACCTGGATAACTGGATCATCCGGCCGCGTGTCAAGCTGGGCAACAAGTTGGCCCTGGACTACAAGTTTCAGGTAGTGAAGTTCTCGCCCGATACTCATGATAACAGAGTAGTGAACGTGTTGACGGCGGATTACAATTTTACGAATGACATCTACCTCCGCCTGTTCACTCAACATGACAGCAGAAACGATCGGTTCTACGTCTATGGCCTGTTCGGCTGGCGTTTCAAGCCGCCGTTCGGGGCGCTGTACCTTGCTTATACGGCCGACAGGTTCGACACGCTTGATGACAGTTACCTGCCGGTTGAGAGGGAAAATGAACGGACATTTTTCGTCAAGCTCACCGTACCCTTAAACCTGTAA
- a CDS encoding MFS transporter, which translates to MREQDIGNGKKIYRDTNLQLLFGVTLMAVMGVAVIAPAFPKIARELGLSSGQVGLLVILFTLPGVVLAPVLGVLADRVGRKAVMVPSLLLFGAAGVACSFSRDFGMLIIFRVLQGTGAASLFALNVTLIGDLYMGRSRAEALGYNAGVLSMGTAGYPALGGMLAAAGWYYPFALSAVAIPLALLVWKYLENPRTIKPESLGSYFRNVLTGFTDPQVAGLFAASLIAFVILYGSYITYFPLLLGGDFGAGPVVIGLIMSTLSITTGIVSTRAGWLLSKFSVKKLVVAGFCLYAAAMFTVPLVEALPYFLITTVLYGLAQGINIPVIQIHLNELAPDHYRAAFMAANGLVIRIGQTVGPLLMLWVEQTWRLDAVFVAGAMLGLAGASVLAVTMPRRSGK; encoded by the coding sequence ATGAGAGAACAGGACATCGGCAACGGCAAGAAAATCTACCGCGACACCAACCTTCAACTGTTGTTCGGAGTCACCCTGATGGCGGTGATGGGGGTGGCGGTGATCGCTCCGGCGTTTCCGAAGATAGCGCGGGAACTGGGGCTCAGCTCCGGCCAGGTGGGGCTGCTGGTGATCCTGTTCACGCTGCCGGGCGTGGTGCTGGCGCCCGTGCTCGGCGTGCTGGCCGACCGGGTGGGCCGTAAGGCCGTAATGGTGCCCTCGCTGCTGCTGTTCGGCGCGGCCGGAGTAGCCTGCAGCTTTTCCCGCGATTTTGGAATGCTGATAATTTTCAGGGTGCTGCAGGGCACGGGAGCCGCGTCGCTGTTCGCCCTCAATGTCACGCTGATCGGTGACCTGTACATGGGCCGCAGCCGGGCGGAGGCTCTGGGATACAACGCCGGTGTTCTCAGCATGGGTACAGCCGGCTATCCGGCGCTTGGCGGAATGCTGGCGGCCGCGGGCTGGTATTACCCGTTCGCGCTTTCGGCCGTGGCGATCCCGCTGGCCCTGCTGGTCTGGAAGTACCTTGAAAACCCCAGAACAATCAAACCGGAAAGTCTGGGCTCTTATTTCCGCAACGTACTCACGGGCTTTACCGACCCTCAGGTGGCGGGACTTTTCGCTGCGTCGCTGATCGCGTTCGTGATCCTCTACGGCAGTTACATCACCTACTTCCCGCTGCTTCTCGGCGGTGATTTCGGCGCCGGCCCGGTCGTTATCGGCCTGATCATGTCCACCCTGTCGATCACTACCGGGATAGTCAGCACCCGCGCCGGCTGGCTGTTGTCGAAGTTTTCGGTGAAAAAGCTGGTGGTTGCGGGGTTCTGCCTGTATGCGGCCGCGATGTTCACGGTGCCCCTTGTGGAAGCCCTGCCGTATTTCCTGATCACCACCGTGCTTTACGGCCTGGCGCAGGGGATCAATATCCCGGTGATCCAGATCCACCTCAACGAACTGGCCCCGGACCACTACCGCGCGGCCTTCATGGCCGCCAACGGCCTGGTGATCAGGATCGGGCAGACCGTGGGGCCGCTGCTGATGCTCTGGGTGGAGCAGACCTGGCGGCTGGATGCGGTATTTGTGGCCGGGGCGATGCTGGGACTGGCCGGCGCGTCCGTGCTGGCGGTAACCATGCCCCGCCGGTCAGGAAAATGA
- the recG gene encoding ATP-dependent DNA helicase RecG, with product MAVKGKKIEHQMRVRFLPGIGPRRSEQLARIGVERVYDLLYLFPRRYIDATNVVPIGSLRAGDRERAVLGKVAAAREITGRGGRRLGFEAVLADGSGKISCPFFGRAFLSGTIKKDQRWLVYGDVRRWRGKLLLNPAEYEQVEETRGDGESPGVVMPVYPATEGLGQKTLRRMVCAALDTGEKLEDHLPESLRERFSLPERNAALEAVHRPGSVSAARQGHRALAFDELFYLELMLLGRKFHVGQAARVRPYKKHNHLLKKLAAALPFELTGAQKKVIREIDSDLTGEHPLNRLVQGDVGSGKTIVALIAALRAVENGYQAAVMAPTEVLADQHWRTLCRLLAPLEIEPALLLGRQSAAVKREQAARIASGEAQIVVGTHALIQQGVEFADLGLAVIDEQHRFGVNQRLSLRQKGQHTDCLVMTATPIPRSLALTLYGDLDISVIDELPAGRKPVNTHVVPSRKRAEMERFVAERVAGGEQAYVVCPRIEDNPEDELAAAEAVFAHYRDKVFPDRQVVMLHGRMKPEEKEAAMSAFENGVAAVLVGTTVIEVGIDVANATVIVIEGAERFGLSQLHQLRGRVGRSDLDSWCLLVPGADAGADSMGRLEILTSTTDGFKISEEDLRLRGPGDFFGRRQSGLPDLRCADLLEDYPVLVEARQTAREILTADPYLHNETNRPLRRELIRRFHSRVEFLKIG from the coding sequence ATGGCCGTCAAAGGTAAAAAGATCGAGCACCAGATGCGGGTCCGGTTTCTGCCCGGAATCGGGCCCAGACGTTCCGAGCAGTTGGCCCGGATCGGGGTGGAACGGGTCTACGACCTGCTTTACCTGTTCCCCCGGCGGTATATCGACGCCACCAATGTAGTGCCGATCGGCTCCCTGCGCGCCGGCGACCGGGAAAGGGCGGTGCTGGGGAAAGTAGCCGCGGCGCGCGAGATCACCGGCCGCGGCGGGCGCAGACTGGGGTTCGAGGCGGTGCTGGCCGACGGTAGCGGGAAGATAAGCTGCCCGTTTTTCGGCCGTGCGTTTCTCTCCGGCACGATCAAAAAAGACCAGCGCTGGCTGGTTTACGGCGACGTCCGCCGCTGGCGGGGCAAACTCCTGCTCAATCCCGCGGAATACGAGCAGGTGGAGGAAACCCGGGGGGACGGCGAATCCCCCGGCGTAGTCATGCCGGTCTATCCCGCAACCGAGGGCCTGGGGCAGAAAACGCTGAGACGGATGGTTTGCGCCGCGCTGGACACCGGCGAAAAGCTCGAAGACCATCTGCCCGAATCGCTCCGCGAACGGTTCTCCCTGCCCGAGCGTAACGCTGCGCTCGAGGCGGTCCACCGTCCCGGATCAGTATCCGCTGCCCGCCAGGGCCATCGCGCACTGGCGTTCGATGAGCTGTTTTACCTGGAGCTGATGCTGCTGGGCCGTAAGTTCCACGTGGGCCAGGCCGCGAGGGTCCGGCCGTACAAAAAGCACAACCACCTGCTGAAAAAACTGGCCGCGGCCCTGCCGTTCGAGCTTACCGGCGCACAGAAGAAAGTGATCCGCGAGATCGACTCCGACCTGACCGGCGAACATCCGCTCAACCGTCTGGTGCAGGGCGATGTCGGCAGCGGCAAAACAATCGTCGCGCTGATCGCCGCGCTGCGCGCTGTCGAGAACGGCTACCAGGCGGCCGTGATGGCTCCCACCGAGGTGCTGGCCGACCAGCACTGGCGGACCCTGTGCCGTCTGCTGGCGCCCCTGGAAATCGAACCGGCCCTGCTGCTGGGCCGTCAGAGCGCCGCGGTCAAACGGGAACAGGCGGCGCGGATCGCCTCGGGCGAGGCGCAAATCGTGGTGGGCACCCATGCGCTGATCCAGCAAGGGGTCGAATTCGCCGACCTCGGGCTGGCCGTAATCGACGAGCAGCACCGCTTCGGGGTCAACCAGCGGCTGAGCCTGCGGCAAAAAGGACAGCACACGGACTGCCTGGTGATGACCGCCACGCCGATCCCGCGCAGCCTGGCGCTGACCCTCTACGGCGACCTGGACATCTCGGTGATCGACGAACTGCCGGCGGGGCGCAAGCCGGTGAATACCCATGTGGTCCCCAGTCGAAAACGGGCGGAAATGGAGCGGTTCGTGGCCGAACGGGTGGCCGGCGGCGAGCAGGCCTACGTGGTCTGCCCCAGGATCGAGGACAACCCTGAGGACGAACTGGCCGCGGCCGAGGCGGTATTCGCCCACTACCGCGACAAGGTGTTCCCGGACAGGCAGGTTGTCATGCTTCACGGCCGGATGAAGCCGGAGGAAAAGGAAGCGGCGATGTCCGCGTTCGAGAACGGCGTGGCCGCGGTGCTGGTCGGCACCACCGTGATCGAGGTGGGGATCGATGTCGCCAACGCCACGGTGATCGTGATCGAGGGCGCGGAGCGGTTCGGCCTCAGCCAACTGCACCAGCTTCGCGGACGGGTGGGACGCAGCGACCTGGACAGCTGGTGCCTGCTGGTACCCGGCGCAGATGCCGGAGCGGACAGCATGGGGCGGCTCGAAATCCTGACTTCCACCACCGACGGATTCAAGATCAGCGAGGAGGACCTTCGCCTCCGCGGCCCCGGCGACTTTTTCGGCCGCCGCCAGAGCGGTCTGCCCGATCTTCGCTGCGCGGACCTGCTGGAGGACTACCCGGTGCTGGTGGAGGCCCGCCAGACGGCCCGGGAAATCCTGACCGCCGACCCGTACCTGCACAACGAAACCAACCGTCCGCTGCGCCGCGAACTGATCCGCCGCTTTCACAGCCGGGTGGAGTTCCTGAAAATCGGATGA
- a CDS encoding sugar phosphate isomerase/epimerase yields MSERNMISRRNFLAFGTGVLGSTLALACGGGAQQSAESDGSAAAEMPAGGSAAKTAGAYAGLRVGVQSYCFRNFRDHAQLKGFIHTLGLQSIELWPDGHLPVDTPADELARIVADYKADGISIDACGVVGFKNDEAAARKIFEYAKVLGVLGISAAPSHDALPLMVKLTEEYGIPIAIHNHGPGDKLYGTAELIREHLAPLPSSVGLCVDTGHFQRVGADPLAVIDEFAERINGLHLKDMVLTGEKNDRGDPLWEDAIIGKGSLDLPALVRKLKEIGFDGYCSLEYESDPDNPIPAMQECLAELRSACEGVA; encoded by the coding sequence ATGAGTGAGCGAAACATGATTTCGCGGCGAAATTTTCTGGCGTTCGGCACCGGCGTTCTGGGCTCCACCCTGGCCCTGGCCTGCGGAGGCGGTGCTCAGCAATCGGCCGAGTCAGACGGTTCGGCAGCGGCGGAGATGCCCGCCGGCGGCAGTGCGGCCAAAACCGCCGGCGCCTATGCCGGCCTGCGGGTAGGCGTACAGAGCTACTGTTTCCGCAATTTCAGGGATCACGCCCAGTTGAAAGGTTTCATCCATACTCTCGGGCTGCAATCGATCGAACTTTGGCCCGACGGTCACCTGCCGGTGGATACGCCCGCCGATGAGCTGGCCCGGATTGTCGCCGATTACAAGGCGGACGGGATCAGTATCGACGCCTGCGGGGTAGTGGGATTCAAGAACGATGAGGCCGCCGCCCGCAAGATATTCGAGTACGCGAAAGTGCTTGGCGTGCTGGGTATCAGCGCCGCGCCGTCCCACGATGCTCTGCCGCTGATGGTTAAACTTACCGAGGAGTACGGTATCCCGATCGCGATCCACAACCACGGGCCGGGCGATAAGCTTTACGGCACGGCTGAATTGATCCGCGAGCACCTGGCCCCGCTGCCCTCCAGCGTGGGACTGTGCGTGGACACCGGCCATTTCCAGCGTGTTGGAGCCGACCCGCTGGCGGTGATCGACGAGTTCGCCGAGCGGATCAACGGGCTTCACCTGAAGGACATGGTGCTCACCGGCGAGAAGAACGACAGGGGCGATCCGCTGTGGGAGGACGCGATTATCGGCAAAGGCAGCCTGGACCTGCCCGCGCTGGTGCGTAAGCTGAAGGAGATCGGGTTCGACGGCTACTGCTCGCTGGAGTACGAGAGCGACCCGGATAACCCGATCCCGGCGATGCAGGAGTGCCTGGCCGAGCTGCGCTCGGCCTGTGAGGGAGTGGCGTAA
- a CDS encoding cytochrome C — translation MNYPVWELLTMGGGSLIALIAIPHVYISHLAVGGGLFLWLTDIKGFRENSPEIHGYLKKHIWFFLLLTMVFGGITGVGIWFIISLVSPAATAILIHNFVFGWAIEWVFFLGEIVALLIYHYQYDKMSRKARLRISFLYFLFAWLSMVVIVGIIDFMLTPGDWLETREFWDGFFNPTYWPSLFFRSFIAFTFAGLFGYVTTLFLEDRAFRQRMVSYCTKWLLYPLLGLIPSAAWYFYAVPPEVREVAFEMNKLTGMWVNYLVAATVLIFLLGIVMSNSKSLSIQRLAVVVLVPVGLMWMGGFEYIREISRKPYVLFGYMYSNSILKADAARINEEGVLKLAKWSAIDHVTDDNLVEAGREVFNLECMACHTVGGLQNDIVPKVEPYGFQGLVAQISGQGKILGYMPPFLGTSEEKLALVSFIWNGILGRELPARESPYTGGSRQGPGPPPEKTEIPPFDPDSSEYVLLVWNDQGMHSVSDCDEFFSFLPPGNTLQAQLIRRDPLPERITSGVTISYKAPAQHANPARHTRFWDFADKLYGAKLEQNAGLKGNAAAGGTFKFDEEWERYEAKSIPLLPYRDDGKFDSYPVIDIEARDSANGELLASTKVVAPVSTEADCWRCHGGEPRKLGAGISDETATNILKVHDYHEGTQLYQQAIDGNPQRCQSCHADPALGAEGTEGVLNFSAAMHGWHANYMGELKDEACYYCHPVARGGVTRYFRGVHGLAFEKGKLVCGNCHGDMNEMAVSLLNAEKDKPRAAELARHIQIGSMPKDSVHGRTPWLDLPDCFACHVDFGQPGPGARAFNNYNPTTRELYRNYKDNGLINCIACHGSPHAVYPVLNPHDTYRDVLQPMQYQGEPYAIGANVKNCTVCHIQEMENPIHHENIQRMVRNKGGFEKLGY, via the coding sequence ATGAATTATCCTGTCTGGGAACTCCTGACCATGGGTGGCGGCAGCCTGATCGCCCTGATTGCAATCCCCCATGTTTATATCTCGCACCTTGCGGTCGGCGGCGGGCTGTTCCTCTGGCTGACCGACATTAAAGGCTTCCGCGAAAACAGCCCCGAGATCCACGGTTATCTCAAAAAGCATATCTGGTTTTTCCTGCTGCTGACGATGGTGTTCGGCGGGATTACCGGCGTGGGGATCTGGTTCATTATTTCCCTGGTAAGCCCGGCGGCAACCGCCATACTGATCCATAACTTCGTGTTCGGCTGGGCTATCGAGTGGGTGTTCTTTCTCGGCGAGATAGTTGCCCTGCTGATCTATCACTACCAGTACGACAAGATGAGCCGCAAGGCGCGGCTGCGGATAAGTTTCCTTTACTTCCTGTTCGCCTGGCTCAGCATGGTGGTGATCGTCGGGATTATCGACTTCATGCTCACTCCCGGCGACTGGCTGGAGACCCGCGAGTTCTGGGACGGCTTTTTCAATCCCACCTACTGGCCGTCGCTGTTCTTCCGCAGCTTTATCGCCTTCACCTTCGCCGGCCTGTTCGGCTACGTGACCACACTGTTTCTCGAAGACCGGGCGTTTCGCCAGCGGATGGTCTCCTACTGCACCAAGTGGCTGCTCTATCCGCTGCTGGGCCTGATCCCCTCGGCCGCCTGGTATTTCTACGCCGTCCCGCCCGAGGTCCGTGAAGTGGCGTTCGAGATGAACAAGCTCACCGGGATGTGGGTCAACTACCTGGTGGCGGCCACGGTGCTGATTTTCCTGCTCGGGATCGTCATGAGCAACAGCAAATCGCTGTCGATTCAGCGCCTGGCCGTGGTGGTGCTGGTCCCGGTCGGCCTGATGTGGATGGGCGGGTTCGAATACATCCGTGAGATTTCCCGCAAGCCCTACGTCCTGTTCGGCTACATGTACTCCAACTCGATCCTCAAGGCCGACGCCGCCAGGATCAACGAAGAGGGGGTGCTCAAGCTGGCCAAGTGGAGCGCGATTGACCACGTAACCGACGACAACCTGGTCGAGGCGGGCCGCGAGGTGTTCAACCTGGAATGCATGGCCTGCCACACGGTTGGCGGCCTTCAGAACGACATTGTCCCCAAGGTGGAGCCGTACGGCTTCCAGGGCCTGGTGGCGCAGATATCGGGCCAGGGAAAAATCCTGGGCTACATGCCGCCGTTCCTGGGCACCAGCGAGGAGAAACTGGCGCTGGTCTCGTTTATCTGGAACGGCATCCTGGGCCGCGAACTGCCCGCACGGGAATCTCCGTATACAGGAGGCTCAAGGCAGGGCCCGGGCCCCCCGCCCGAGAAAACCGAAATCCCGCCGTTCGATCCGGACTCCAGCGAATATGTGTTGCTGGTCTGGAACGACCAGGGCATGCACTCCGTGAGCGACTGCGACGAGTTTTTCAGCTTTCTGCCGCCGGGCAATACGCTGCAGGCCCAGTTAATCCGCCGCGACCCGCTGCCCGAGCGGATCACCAGCGGCGTGACTATCAGTTACAAGGCGCCCGCGCAGCATGCCAACCCGGCCAGGCATACGCGCTTCTGGGATTTCGCCGATAAACTCTACGGCGCCAAACTGGAGCAAAATGCCGGTCTGAAGGGCAACGCGGCCGCCGGGGGGACGTTTAAGTTCGATGAAGAATGGGAGCGCTACGAGGCCAAGTCTATCCCGCTGCTGCCCTACCGCGACGACGGCAAGTTCGACTCCTACCCGGTGATCGATATCGAGGCGCGCGACAGCGCGAACGGCGAGCTGCTGGCATCCACAAAAGTTGTCGCCCCGGTGAGCACCGAGGCCGACTGCTGGCGCTGCCACGGCGGTGAACCCCGCAAGCTGGGCGCCGGTATTTCCGACGAGACCGCGACGAACATCCTCAAGGTTCACGACTACCACGAGGGCACGCAGCTCTACCAGCAGGCCATCGACGGCAACCCTCAACGATGCCAGAGCTGCCATGCCGACCCGGCGCTGGGAGCAGAGGGAACCGAGGGCGTGCTCAATTTCAGCGCGGCGATGCACGGCTGGCACGCCAACTACATGGGCGAGTTGAAAGACGAGGCCTGTTACTACTGCCATCCGGTGGCCAGGGGAGGGGTTACCCGCTACTTTCGAGGCGTGCACGGCCTCGCTTTTGAAAAGGGCAAGCTGGTCTGCGGCAACTGCCACGGCGACATGAACGAGATGGCTGTCAGCCTGCTTAACGCCGAGAAAGACAAACCTCGCGCCGCCGAGCTGGCCAGGCATATTCAGATCGGGAGCATGCCCAAAGACAGCGTCCACGGCCGTACGCCCTGGCTGGATCTGCCTGACTGTTTCGCCTGCCACGTGGATTTTGGGCAGCCCGGGCCGGGAGCGCGCGCGTTCAACAACTACAACCCTACCACCAGGGAGCTGTACCGCAACTACAAAGACAACGGGCTGATCAACTGCATAGCCTGCCACGGGTCCCCGCACGCCGTTTACCCGGTGCTCAACCCCCATGACACCTACCGCGACGTGCTCCAGCCCATGCAGTACCAGGGGGAGCCGTATGCGATCGGCGCCAACGTGAAAAACTGCACTGTCTGCCACATTCAGGAGATGGAGAATCCGATCCACCACGAGAATATACAGCGGATGGTGCGCAACAAGGGCGGGTTCGAGAAGCTGGGCTATTGA
- a CDS encoding Gfo/Idh/MocA family oxidoreductase, with translation MIDSRKDTGSGGTHPGRRQFIRTLGAASMAAAGLGAFGRSLRAAEAVLDPGAPLRVGMIGTTGHTYMVFQTLQEVTGAMITAHAFEDGSWKYNTDGSVRGGSYDLDARRKWVEGQPWSKGGTKVYETYQEMLDREELDIVVVALPYARNPFASAAAAERGIHVMSEKPLAVTFDDLAMLHTAVGQNNVRLTAMFAMRFPPAYYTIKQMVAAGAIGIPVMARGQKSYRWGEERPWFYRHREIYGGTILWVAIHAIDWLYWVMDRPVRRVSAFHGNMAHDGYPGAQDNAVVNLEFEGGGTGAVTADYLRPAEAPTHGDDRLRVIGSEGVIEKKDLEETVELITHANGPRNVELQSPPAQWFPDFCASLRGQRQHIISADDPFEVTRICIAATAAADSGRVVEL, from the coding sequence ATGATTGACTCCAGAAAAGATACCGGCAGCGGCGGCACTCATCCCGGCAGACGTCAGTTTATCCGCACTCTGGGAGCGGCATCGATGGCCGCGGCTGGTCTGGGAGCGTTCGGGCGAAGCCTGCGCGCTGCCGAGGCGGTGCTCGATCCCGGCGCTCCGCTGCGGGTCGGGATGATCGGCACGACGGGGCATACCTACATGGTGTTCCAGACCTTGCAGGAGGTCACGGGGGCCATGATCACCGCCCATGCGTTCGAGGACGGCAGCTGGAAGTACAACACCGACGGCAGCGTCCGCGGGGGGTCATACGATCTGGACGCCAGGCGCAAGTGGGTCGAGGGCCAGCCGTGGTCGAAAGGCGGAACGAAAGTCTACGAGACCTACCAGGAGATGCTGGACAGGGAAGAGCTGGATATCGTTGTGGTGGCGCTGCCCTACGCCCGTAACCCGTTCGCCAGTGCCGCGGCCGCCGAGCGCGGAATCCACGTGATGAGCGAGAAGCCGCTGGCGGTCACCTTCGATGACCTGGCGATGCTGCACACCGCCGTGGGCCAGAACAACGTGCGTCTTACCGCGATGTTCGCCATGAGGTTCCCGCCTGCCTACTACACGATCAAGCAGATGGTGGCCGCCGGAGCAATCGGCATTCCGGTGATGGCGCGCGGGCAGAAATCGTACCGCTGGGGCGAGGAGCGCCCGTGGTTCTACCGTCACCGCGAAATCTACGGCGGGACTATCCTCTGGGTGGCGATCCATGCAATCGACTGGCTGTACTGGGTGATGGACCGGCCCGTACGACGGGTAAGCGCGTTCCACGGCAACATGGCCCATGACGGCTATCCGGGCGCACAGGACAACGCGGTGGTTAACCTGGAGTTCGAGGGCGGCGGCACCGGCGCGGTAACCGCCGACTACCTTCGCCCCGCCGAGGCCCCGACCCACGGCGACGACCGTCTGCGGGTGATCGGTTCCGAGGGCGTGATCGAGAAGAAAGACCTCGAAGAAACTGTCGAACTGATAACCCACGCAAACGGCCCGCGCAACGTGGAGCTGCAAAGTCCGCCGGCACAGTGGTTCCCCGATTTCTGCGCCAGCCTTCGCGGCCAGCGCCAGCATATCATCTCCGCCGACGATCCGTTCGAGGTCACCCGGATCTGTATCGCGGCCACCGCAGCCGCCGACAGCGGCCGGGTAGTGGAACTCTGA